In one window of Erinaceus europaeus chromosome 17, mEriEur2.1, whole genome shotgun sequence DNA:
- the LOC103107155 gene encoding mas-related G-protein coupled receptor member X2-like — MHYHSPEALPSSSIILSPLAATMEERGTSEEFLSTDPAVTAWGTTVTLKNESSQVYLSTVTTVSQVQFSLVIIIALVGLAGNAVVFWLLGFRMQKNIFSIYILNLAGADFLFLFIQTTYAIEGLIRSNLTTPPSIPDCFITVLTCTYLTGMSILGAISTERCLSVLFPIWHRCRRPRSMSAVVCSLLWALSLLLSMLEGKYCGFLFWDKDKFWCQAIKLTMAACQTFLCVLLFGSSLALLARLLCGSQRMQLTRLYVTMGITVLIFLLCGLPWGIHWFLIYCIKYEFVKPPVRLYYIEKILSTINSCANPIIYFFVGSIRQQRRRRKQPQTLRLILQRALDDSPEVDRSEGSLPQEALEMWGSA, encoded by the exons ATGCACTATCACTCCCCAGAGGCTCTTCCCTCCAGCTCAATCATCTTGTCACCTCTAGCAGCAACAATGGAGGAAAG AGGCACCAGTGAAGAGTTTCTGAGCACGGATCCAGCTGTCACTGCATGGGGAACCACAGTCACACTAAAGAATGAAAGTAGCCAGGTCTATCTTTCCACTGTCACCACCGTTAGCCAGGTTCAGTTCTCATTGGTTATTATCATCGCCCTGGTTGGGCTGGCAGGAAATGCTGTTGTGTTCTGGCTCCTGGGGTTCCGTATGCAGAAGAACATCTTTTCCATCTACATCCTCAACCTGGCAGGTGCcgacttcctcttcctcttcatccaGACTACATATGCCATAGAGGGCCTCATCCGCTCCAACCTCACCACCCCACCCTCCATTCCTGATTGTTTCATTACTGTGTTGACCTGCACCTATCTCACAGGCATGAGTATCCTTGGCGCCATCAGCACTGAGCGCTGCCTGTCTGTCTTGTTCCCCATCTGGCACCGCTGCCGCCGCCCAAGAAGCATGTCAGCTGTGGTGTGCTCCCTGCTCTGGGCCCTGTCCCTGCTGCTGAGTATGCTGGAAGGAAAGTATTGTGGCTTTCTGTTTTGGGATAAAGACAAGTTTTGGTGTCAGGCAATTAAACTTACAATGGCTGCATGTCAgacttttttgtgtgtgcttcTCTTTGGGTCCAGCCTGGCCCTGCTGGCCAGACTGCTGTGTGGCTCCCAGCGGATGCAGCTGACCCGGTTGTATGTGACCATGGGGATCACGGTGCTGATCTTCCTCCTCTGTGGCCTTCCCTGGGGCATCCACTGGTTCCTCATATACTGCATAAAGTATGAGTTTGTGAAGCCTCCGGTTCGCCTCTATTACATTGAAAAAATCCTGTCTACCATCAACAGCTGTGCCAACCCTATCATTTACTTCTTTGTTGGCTCCATCAGGCAACAGCGGCGACGAAGGAAGCAGCCACAGACGCTCAGGTTGATTCTGCAGAGGGCTTTAGATGATAGTCCTGAAGTGGATAGAAGTGAAGGCAGCCTTCCTCAAGAGGCCCTGGAGATGTGGGGCAGCGCTTAG
- the LOC103107156 gene encoding mas-related G-protein coupled receptor member X2-like yields the protein MDSTVSAWGIMLTPLNEDDDELPGNLQLVYLILNFVSFFISLAGLAVNTVVLWLLGFRMQRNAISVYILNLAGSLRQRRRRQQRLQQTLKLVLKRALEDVPGMGQSEDHHSPESLDMSRSSQVS from the exons ATGGACTCAACAGTCTCAGCCTGGGGGATCATGCTCACACCGCTgaatgaagatgatgatgaactTCCTGGAAATCTCCAGTTAGTGTATCTGATCCTGAACTTTGTGAGCTTCTTCATTTCCCTGGCCGGGCTGGCAGTAAACACTGTTGTGCTCTGGCTCCTGGGCTTCCGCATGCAGAGGAACGCCATCTCGGTCTACATCCTCAACCTGGCAG GCTCCTTAAGGCAACGCCGTCGAAGGCAGCAGAGGCTTCAGCAGACTCTCAAGCTGGTTCTCAAGAGGGCTTTGGAAGATGTTCCTGGGATGGGTCAGAGTGAAGACCATCATTCTCCAGAGTCCCTAGACATGTCAAGAAGCAGTCAAGTATCCTGA